Sequence from the Cryptococcus neoformans var. neoformans JEC21 chromosome 1, complete sequence genome:
CTCACTCCTCCTCAACCCGAGGTCGTCTTTGGTAACACACATtccgccgcctccaccaccccgGAGACGGAGCCCAACGTTGAGAACCCTGACTACTCTAAGCTTCCTTCCTTGGATATTGACCAGGAAGCTGCCGCCATTTCCGAACCAGCTACTGGGAAGGATCAGGAGGTAGAAGGTGgtgaaaggaaaaagacaGGCGCCGGTAAGAAGGAGTATGTGAGCTCGCAAGAGAAGTCTAGGAGGATGTGGATCCGGGCTGGGTATGGTGCGTTGGCGGTTGGTGCTGTTGGAGCTGTTTTAGCGATGGGAAATGACGAGACAACTGTGAGTACAATGTAGCCTTCTTTTGGACTAAAACTGATGAAAGATAGGGCAAGAAACAGGGAGGATTCGTTGAAACTTTCCAAAATAACATGCTTGAGCTTTTCGACGTATGCTTCATCCCTTTCGATATGCTGCAGTCGCTCACATTGTATGATAGTTTTTCAACAAGCCTGCTTTCcagactcttcttcccgatcctcttcctcctccacaccAACGCCCTTATACCCTCTGCATTGACCTTGAAGGACTCCTTGTGCATTCCTCGTGGGATGTAAGTCATTTCTTATCTAAGAACCCGCCCAGAAAAAGCTAAGCAGGTACAGAGGACTCACGGCTGGAGGACCGCCAAGCGACCCGGTGTCGATTACTTCCTCGGCTACTTGTCACAGTTTTACGAAATTGTCCTCTTTTCTAGTCAGCCTCTTTATGTAAGTCATTCGTAATTTattccctcctcttcctcagtACTCACTATTCTGGATAGACCGCAGCCCCTATCGCGGAGAAGATCGACCCTTACCAAGCGTTTATGCCCTACCGTCTCTTCCGTGAATCTACTCGCTCTGTCAAGGGTAAAGTCGTCAAGgacatctctttccttAACCGTGACCCTTCCAAGGTGATCGTTTTGGATGTTAACCCTGAGCATGTGGCTTTACAACCCGAGAACGGTATCGTGCTCCAGCCTTGGAATGGCTCCCCTGGGGATAAGGGCTTGGTGGATATGATCCCTTTCCTCGAGTGTATGTTttgttcttctcttcatccattcTTATGCTAAAATTTCCCAAGCGATCGGTATTTTCAACCCTGCGGACGTCCGCCCAATCCTCCAAGCCTACGCCGGCAAGGATATCCCCATCGAATACGCTAAAAAGGAAGCCGAAGCCAAAGCTAAGGCCATCGAGGAATGGGAGAGAGCTCACCCTACCGCTATCACTGGTGCTGGGAGCGGATTTTTGAGTAGCATTTTCGGTAGTGTCGCTGCGGTAGGTTCACCTTTCATCCCTTATTTGGTCTATGATGCAAAAGCGCTGATATTATATATAGCCCGGATCATCTCGGCCGAATCAGCCTATGACATATCTCGAGCAGAAACGTGCCCAGGCGCAGAGGATCTATCAAGAGGAGCAAAAATACTGGGCTGAACATGCTGACGAGTTCAAGAAGTAAGTTTTCCGTATGCTATTTGCGGTGCATGTTAACGGTCTGGACGTAGGTTGATCGAGGAAGACAAGCAGCGACAGTTGGCGGAGATGAAGGGTTCCATCTTGGGTTACTTGGGTGCGCCTAAAATGCAGGACGGACCGAAGGAGGAAGTCCTGAAGGCATAAGTTTTCAAGACAACAAGGCTACAGTATCCGCCGGGAAAGTCGTGGGTTCTGCTGTACAAATAGTGTGAGGCAGCGATGACACGAATGAAGACGTCTTGAGCATGGAAGTTTAAAGAGCACACTCTCAAAAACGATTAGTCGGTCAGAACCGGGGGAGACGAAGTTGCGAAGTGGTCACTTCTATAGCAAGAAGTCAAAATATTGGTCTTTCTTCAGTTATGCATATATGCATTTTACTTTTCACCCCTCAATTTCGCCCAAACGACGATGTCAATATGGGCTCCCAACCTTATCCATCTAGTGCTTTTCGGATTTTTCGGCCTCGGCGACGAATTGACGGATGCTATAGACGTCTGGAGTCAGCGACATGACCATgagcccttttccctctgCCGTTCGCTGCATTGTTTCCACCAAGagcatccttctctttgaGTTCTCAGCTGCTTTTCTAATTCGCTTGCATCCCACGCCGATTATCTCAAGGCTCCCATACCATCCGAAACCCATTTCGGCAAGGTGATACAaaatggaaaaaaaaaactcacaaatcctcctcctcgggAGTCTCGCCGGTGATGGTTTTGTCGTCAGATACGGAAAcaggagcagaagaggcagcGGCCTTATCTGAGCCACCAGTAGCGGCAACAGCGATGCCAATGGTGGAGATAATGGTACCGAGGGCGCTGTTTATGGTGGTTTCGAGGTTGTGAGTCGGTAAGATGAGTTTTCAAGTAGAGATGGAATGTCGGAAACGAGTATGCGGCGGATGTAGAGGGGATTGCGAGGAATAAACAGCGAAAATAGTTTGTAGTTTGTGATTATCGCCAAGTAACGACCCAACAGTATCCGAACCGAACGGTTAAAGAGTCGAGTAATTAGCCTCCCAAGCGCCCAATCACGGATCCTAGCAAACCTACAGGTACTCGTTCTGTGGCCCAATGTCAGCTATGTTCGACAGACTTGTCCCATTTACAACTCACCTTGATAGCACGGCCGGCGATCGTGTAGGACATTTTGGAGTGGTGAGAATGTGGTGGTGCGGTGAGAAGAAAGTGATATAAAGAGGATGCAGGATACGAGTGTAGCGTTGGCGGGGCAGGGACGAAGGGATCAGACGCAGGGAACCACATCCCAAAACGCCGATTTTCTCCGAAGGTGgttcctccatcctcacTGTATTTCTCGCGTCCACGATATAACCACCGAAATATTATGACTTCGAAGCAAAAACAGTAACGCACACAGATCCGTACAACCCCCCCACCCTAGCAACGATGATcagcctctccttctttcgccCAGCCACTTCAAGCCCCCGTATCGCCCTTTCGCTCCCTAAGTTCCTTGCCCCGAAAACCCCCACGCAAGGTGTCCAGCAAGTCAGGTTCAGAGGACAGTTAGCCCCGAAGAGAACAAAATACAGGAAGGCTGCCAAGGGCGCCCCCGGAGTACGTGTTCGGTTTTGAATCTGTCCTGAAGACAGCACGAGGCTAATATCTGCTGGTGTAGACTCAAATACCTATTGTTCGTACTTTTAACACGACTTTGGAAAGTCACTAACGAGAGCTGTGTTCGACATTGCTTCACGACTTTTATATTCGCGTCCTTCACTTCACAGGGAGGTTCTTTGAAAGGAACAGTTCTCCATCACGGCACATTCGGTCTTCGCGCGTGCTCTTCCGTCCGAATTTCTGCTGCTCAATTAACCTCATGTCAA
This genomic interval carries:
- a CDS encoding mitochondrial matrix protein import-related protein, putative, with product MLRQATSRFLSSTHRSIRPLSTTAPSFIRIRSQASEPSPAERPPPVPENVNPSQPFEPEVSKSEGTAKAAETQQAEEPASAGTPLTPPQPEVVFGNTHSAASTTPETEPNVENPDYSKLPSLDIDQEAAAISEPATGKDQEVEGGERKKTGAGKKEYVSSQEKSRRMWIRAGYGALAVGAVGAVLAMGNDETTGKKQGGFVETFQNNMLELFDFFNKPAFQTLLPDPLPPPHQRPYTLCIDLEGLLVHSSWDRTHGWRTAKRPGVDYFLGYLSQFYEIVLFSSQPLYTAAPIAEKIDPYQAFMPYRLFRESTRSVKGKVVKDISFLNRDPSKVIVLDVNPEHVALQPENGIVLQPWNGSPGDKGLVDMIPFLESIGIFNPADVRPILQAYAGKDIPIEYAKKEAEAKAKAIEEWERAHPTAITGAGSGFLSSIFGSVAAPGSSRPNQPMTYLEQKRAQAQRIYQEEQKYWAEHADEFKKLIEEDKQRQLAEMKGSILGYLGAPKMQDGPKEEVLKA
- a CDS encoding expressed protein; this encodes MSYTIAGRAIKNEYLALGTIISTIGIAVAATGGSDKAAASSAPVSVSDDKTITGETPEEEDFIRQFVAEAEKSEKH